The DNA region GAAGTGGCTCATTAATAACAGCTCAATTAGCTTTAGACATGGGCAGAGAAGTCTTTGCTGTGCCAGGGCAGATGATGACAGAACAATCAAAAGGGTGTCATGATTTAATCAATGATGGTGCTAAAGCAATTACTTGTGCAAAGGATATTTTTGATGAATTAACCTATATTTATTAATTTTTCTACTATATAATGCGCTGATTGTTGACAAACCCCAAGGTCATGGCATAAGATTGAAAAGATTAAGAGATAGAAACATTAAATAACCAAGCAATAAGAAAAAATTAAAGGGGTCGTTAATTCAATGGCGTATAAATATTTAGTGATCGTGGAGTCTCCAGCAAAAGCGAAAACAATTGAAAAATATTTGGGAAGAAATTATAAAGTGGTAGCAAGTGTGGGACACATCCGTGATTTACCTAAGAGTAAAATGGGTGTCGATGTTGAGAATAACTATGAACCTGGTTATATCTCGATTCGTGGTAAAGGGCCTGTTATTAAAGAACTTAAAAAGTTAGCTAAAAAAGCTGACAAAGTCTATCTTGCGAGTGACCCGGATAGAGAAGGGGAAGCCATTGCCTGGCATCTAGCACATCTCCTTGAGCTAGACCTAAATGATAAAAATCGTGTGGTATTTAACGAAATCACAAAAGAAGCAGTTAAAGCTGCCTTTAAAGAACCACGCTCAATCAACTTAGACTTAGTTGATGCACAACAAGCTCGTCGTATTTTAGACCGTTTAGTTGGCTATTCAATCAGTCCGATTCTTTGGAAAAAAATCAAAAAAGGCTTGAGTGCAGGTCGCGTTCAATCGATTGCTTTAAAAATCATTATTGATCGTGAAGAAGAAATTCGCCAATTCCAACCAGAAGAGTACTGGTCAATTGCCGGAAACTTTGTTAAAGGGCGTAAGAAATTTAAAGCTAATTTTTATGGTGTTGATGGCAAGAAAACTAAGTTAACTAATGCTGATGATGTTAAAGCGGTGAGTGATCGTTTAACAAGTAAAGATTACACTGTTGAAAAAATTACGAAAAAAGAACGTAAAAGAAATCCAGCTAAACCATTTACAACGAGTAGCTTACAACAAGAGGCTGCGCGTAAATTGAACTTCAGAACACGTAAAACAATGATGGTGGCGCAACAACTTTATGAAGGAATTCATTTAGGAAAACAAGGGACAGTTGGTTTGATTACGTATATGCGTACTGATTCTACACGTTTGTCTGATACGGTTAAAAATGAAGCTGTCAGCTACATTACCGATAAATATGGTAAAGAGTATGCCTTAGGATTCAAACCTACTGGCGCTAAAGAAAAAGGTGCTCAGGACGCCCATGAAGCAATCCGTCCATCAAGCATTATGAGAACACCTGAATCGGTTAAAGAGTATTTAAACAAGGACCAATTTAAGTTATACAGTTTAATTTGGTCACGTGTCGTAGCTAGTCAAATGACGCCAGCAGTTTTAGATACCATGAAAGTAACCTTAACTCAAAATAATGTCACGTTTGTTGCTAATGGTTCTAAAATTAAGTTCCACGGATTTATGAAAGTTTATGTGGAAGGTAATGATGAAGGAACAGAAGAGAAGGAAAATATCTTACCTGATTTAGCTGAAGGTGAAACTGTTGTAGCTGCTGATTTAGAAAATAAACAGCACTTCACACAACCGCCAGCACGTTATAGCGAAGCAACATTAATTAAAACCTTAGAAGAAAATGGGGTTGGTCGTCCGTCAACTTATGCACCAACACTTGAAACCATTCAACGTCGTTACTATGTTAAGTTAGTAAGTAAACGTTTTGAACCATCTGAATTAGGTGAAATCGTTAATAAAATGATTGTTGAATTTTTCCCAGGTATCGTAGATATTAACTTTACGGCCGAGATGGAAAAAGATTTAGATAAAATTGCTGAAGCTCAAGAAAATTGGGTAGATGTTGTCGATCGTTTCTACAAACCATTCTCTAAAGAACTTGAAAAAGCTGAAACTGAAATTGAAAAAATTCAAATTAAAGATGAACCAGCTGGTTTTGACTGTGAAGAATGTGGTCATCCAATGGTCATCAAATTGGGTCGTTTCGGTAAGTTTTATGCCTGTAGTAATTTCCCTGATTGTCGTGTGACAAAAGCCATCGTTAAAGAAATCGGTGTGAAATGTCCAACATGTAAAGAAGGCGAAGTGATTGAGCGTAAATCTAAAAAGAACCGTTTATTCTACGGTTGTGCTCGTTATCCTGAATGTGAATTCACATCATGGGATAAACCAGTAGGACGTGACTGTCCGAAGTGTCAACATTACTTAATTGAGAAAAAAGCCAAAGGCGGCAAACAAGTTCAATGTAGTGATTGTGATTACAAAGAAGCAATTCAAAAATAAACAAGCAAACGCCTGAGACTCCTCAGGCCTTTAGCTTTTATCATAAAGGGGTATCAGTATGACAAAAACAGTAAACGTAATTGGAGCCGGTCTTGCCGGAAGTGAAGCTGCTTGGCAAGCTGCTGAAGCAGGAGTAAAAGTTAATTTATTCGAAATGCGTAAAATCAAAAAATCACCAGCTCACCACACAGAAAACTTTGCGGAGTTAGTGTGTTCAAATTCATTACGTGGAAATAGCGTAACTAATGCTGTGGGACTATTAAAAGAGGAAATGCGTCAGTTTAATTCATTGATTATGGATGCAGCTGATACAACTGCTGTACCAGCAGGTGGCGCTTTAGCTGTTGATAGAGATACATTCTCAGAAATGGTCACAGATAAATTGCGTAACCATCCTAATGTTACTGTTATGGATGAAGAGGTTACATCAATTCCAGAAGGGATTACAGTGATTGCTACAGGACCGTTAACGTCTGAAGCCTTAGCAGCGGAAATTAAAGAGTTTACTGAATCAGAAGGGCTATACTTCTATGATGCTGCGGCACCAATTATTGATCGTGCAACGATTGATATGGATAAAGTTTACTTGAAATCTCGTTATGATAAAGGTGAAGCTGCTTACTTAAACTGTCCAATGAATAAAGAAGAGTTCAATGCCTTCCGTGAAGAGCTAATCAACGCTGAAGTAGCACCTCTAAAAGAGTTTGAAAAAGAGAAATACTTTGAAGGTTGTATGCCGATTGAAGTAATGGCTAACCGTGGGGAAAAAACAATGTTATTCGGTCCCTTAAAACCTGTTGGCTTAGAAGATCCGAAAACAGATAAACGACCATATGCGGTTATTCAATTACGTCAAGATAATGCAGCTGCATCATTATTCAATATTGTTGGTTTCCAAACTCATTTAAAATGGGGCGAACAAAAACGTATCATCCAAATGATTCCAGGCTTAGAAAATGCTGAAATCGTTCGTTATGGTGTGATGCACCGTAATACGTTTATGAATTCTCCAGAGTTGTTAGAACCAACTTACCAATCACGCAAGCGTTCAGATTTATTCTTTGCTGGTCAAATGACAGGTGTTGAAGGATATGTTGAAAGTGCAGCAAGTGGAATGGTAGCAGGGATGAATGCGGCTCGTATGGCAAAAGGTGAAGAGTTAATGACATTCCCTCGTGAAACAGCAGTGGGAAGTATGGCTTATTACATCACTCATACGGAAGGAAAACATTTCCAACCAATGAATGCCAACTTTGGTATTTTCCCAGAATTACCAGAACGTATTAAAGACAAAAAAGAACGTTACACAGCAATTGCTGATCGTGCGTTAGAAGCAACTGCTAAATTAACAAAATAATAAAAAAAGACTGCCGACTGAGGTAGTCTTTTTGTTTTTCTAAGGAAATCTTTGCTATACTAGAGAAAGTTGAGAGGAGGGAACAAGATGGCTGAAAAAGATTGGTTACAGGAATTTATGGACTACATCGTGGTAGAAAGACAGTATTCAGATAAAACAGAAAAAGCATACGGCGATGACATTCGTGACTTTTTTGAATTCTTAGAAGAGTCAGGCGATAGCGACTATTTAAAAGTGAGTTATCAGGACATTCGTGTGTATCTTGCTTACTTACACGATAAACAATATAGTCGTAATACAACTGGGCGTAAAATTTCTAGTCTGCGTTCCTTCTATCAGTTTTTGTTAAGGCAAGAAGTAATTGAAGAAAATCCTTTTAGTTATGTGCAAATGCGTAAACATCAGTTGCGTTTACCACGGTTCTTTTATGAAAAAGAGATGGACGCTTTATTCGAAGCAGCAGAAAGCGACTCACCATTAGCGTTAAGAGATCAAGCGCTACTTGAAATCTTATACGGGACAGGTATTCGTGTTAGTGAGTGTGCTAACTTAACGCTAAAAGATGTAGACTTTGGTTTAAACGTCTTATTGATACATGGTAAAGGGAATAAGGAACGTTACGTTCCTTTCGGTTCTTATAGCGAAGCAGCGCTTCAGCAATATCTAAAAGAGTGTCGTCAAGAACTATTAACTAAGAATAAAAAACAACATGATTATGTCTTTGTGAATCATCGTGGGGATCAAATTACACCAGCTGGTATTACTTATGTCTTAAAAGAATTAATTAAAAAGAGTAGCTTAACTAGTGATATTCATCCCCATATGTTACGCCACACCTTTGCGACACATCTCTTAAATAACGGAGCAGATATGAGAACAGTTCAAGAGCTATTAGGTCATGCCAGCTTATCATCAACCCAAATTTATGCTCATGTGACCAAAGAGAAACTGCAACATAGCTATCGTAATTTTCATCCCAGAGCATAAAAAAAGACCACCTGAGAGGGTGGTCTTTTTATTATTTTGTTAAGTGGATTAAAGTGTATTTCTTTTTACCTTTTCTAATTAAGATAAAGCGACCATCAAATGAATTGTCTTCAGTGACAATGTAGTCTAGGTCTTGAATTTTATCTCCGCTAACTGTGATAGCGCCATTGGTAATGTCTTCACGTGCCTGACGCTTAGAAGGCTCAATGCCAACTTCAATCAAGAAATCAACTAAGTTCATATCAGTTAAGTTGATTTCAGCTGATGGCATGTTTTTAAATCCTTCGGCAATCTGATCAGCTGTTAATTGTTTCACTTCACCAGAGAATAGGGCTTGGGTGATTAACAAAGCATCATCCAAAGCTTCTTGACTGTGTACGAAACGTGTCATTTCCGCTGCTAAAGTTTTTTGAGCTTCACGTTTATGAGGTTCTGTTTCAACTTTTTCAGCTAGTTCAGCAATCTCATCTTGTGTTAAGAAGGTAAAGAATTTTAAGTATTTAACCACATCACGGTCATCTTGGTTTAACCAGAATTGGTAGAACTCGAATGGTGATGTTTTTTCAGGGTTTAACCAAACAGCACCACCAGCTGTTTTACCAAATTTAGTTCCGTCTGCTTTTAGCATTAGGGGAATAGTTAACCCAAAGGCTTTAGCTTCAGCACCTTCTTTTTTACGAATTAAATCTAAACCAGCAGTAATGTTTCCCCATTGATCAGCACCACCAATTTGTAATTGGACATCGTGGTTTTGGTATAAATGTAAGAAATCCATTGATTGTAAGATTTGGTAAGTGAATTCAGTAAATGAAATCCCAGTATCTAAACGACTAGATACAATGTCTTTTGCTAACATTGTATTGATATTGAAGTTTTTACCGTAATCACGTAAGAAGTCTAATAAACTTAAGTTATGAGTCCAATCGTAGTTGTTGACCATTGTTAAACCATTATCGTTTTTAACATCAAATAACTTTTCCATTTGTGCAGATAGGGCATCAACGTTATGTTGCACTTGTTCCATTGTTTGTAGTTGGCGTTCTGAGGTACGACCACTGGGATCGCCAATTGTTCCAGTAGCACCACCGATAACGATGTATGGGTGATGACCTTCTAGTTGGAATCGTTTCAGCATCATGAAGGGAATCAAGTGTCCAATATGCATGCTGTCGCCAGTCGGGTCAACACCACAGTACAAGCTAATTTTTTTCTCTTTTACTAACTCTTGTAAACCTTCAGCATCTGTTTGTTGGTTGATGGCATCGCGCCATAGTAGTTCATCGATAATTGTCATTATTTTTCTCTCCTTTATTTTTGGTAATAAAAAAGTCCCTACAAGCTAAGAAAGCCTGTAGGGACGAAATGTTTATTCCGTGGTACCACCCAAATTGTATAATCACTGATTATACCTCTTCACATCAGTATGGTTGATGAAACCCTTGATTATTAATAGAAGCGTAATTCGTTTAGCTTGTATATATCGACTTTCAGCAACCGTCGACTCTCTGAGATAGGGACAAGAAAACTACTGCACTCAATCAAGATAATATTGAATTACCCTTAGTCTAGACTAGATTAGATAGACTGTCAAGAAGGCTATTAGTTGCAGAAATCGTTTGTTATACGCGATAATAAATTAAGGACCTAGGAGGTAGATAGAGATGATTATTAAAATCAATCAAGAACGAGTCGACGAAGTTGTGACTTTAGCTTTGTTATTGTGGCCTGATAACGATCAAAATGAATTAAGAGAAGAGTTTAGCGAATTACTTACGAATAAGGAAGCAATTATATATGGGGAAGAGATTGATGATGAATTAGTTGCTTTTGCACAATGTCAGTTACGCCATGACTATGTGGAGGGGACTGAGAGTAATCCAGTAGGTTATTTAGAGGGGATCTTTGTCAAAGAACCATATCGGCTAAAAGGTGTAGCTCGAGAACTATGTAAGAAATGTGAAGAGTGGTCAGTTGTTAAAGGATGTAAGGAGTTTGCCAGTGATTGTGAGTTAGATAATACAGAAAGTTTAGCTATGCATTTAAAATTAGGCTTTGTCGAAGCGAATCGATTGATTTGTTTCACAAAATCTATTTAGTATAACTATTTTATCTCAGATTGTTTGGTTGACTCTTTGTGAAAATAGCGTTATCCTCAAGTCTGTGTTTATATTAAAAGATTGAGGTGTCAAGGAATGTCAGAAAAGATTTCAAAACAACAATTTCTATTAGTCTTAGGAATTATTTTTATAGCAACCAATTTAAGAGCGCCAATCACGGCGGTTGGGCCATTGATTAGTCATATCAGTGATACGTATCAGTTATCCAGTAGTGTGGCAGGGATGATCGCCACAACACCACTGTTAGCTTTTGCAGGAGCGTCGATTTTAGCCCCTAGAAGTGCGGCTCGTTTTGGAATTGAAAGAACCTTATTTTTCTTTTTAATTGTCCTAGGTGCCGGTATTATTGTTCGTTCATTACCAGGTATCTTTAGTTTATTTTTTGGAACAGTAATGATTGGTATTGGAATTGCTCACGGAAATGTCTTGGTTCCTAGTTTAATCAAACGTGATTTTCCTGATAATCTTGGTTTGATGACAGGGATCTACTCGGTTGCTATGAATGTTGCAGGTGCCATTGCCTCAGGTTTAAGTTTACCTTTAGTTGAATCTTTTGGTTTAACGTGGCAAGGTTCTTTAAGAGTTTGGGTGATCTTTACAGTAATAGCATTATTATTCTGGTTCCCGCAATTAAAAAATCAAACTTTAGCCAAAGTTGAGGAAACACGTTCAAGTGATGTGAATTTATTAAAATCTCGTTTGGCTTGGCAAGTAAGTTGGTTTATGGGGTTACAGTCATTGTATTTCTACAGCTTGTTGGCTTGGATGCCAGAAATTTTTTCTGAAAAAGCTATTAGCGGAGAAACATCAGGCTGGTTATTAGCGTTAATGCAATTGTTTATTGTGCCGTTAAACTTTATCGTGGCAATTATTGCGGGACGTCGTCGTGATCAACGTAGTTTAGTAGTGATTGGGAGTGCCTTATTATTCCTAGGATTATTTGGAATTATGTTCTCAAGTAATGTTTGGATTATTGGCTTGTCTGTTGCCGCTATTGGAGCGGGCGGAGGCTTCTCATTCAGTTTAGCAATGATGTTCTTCAGTGTTCGGACAACAAGTTCGCATGATGCAGGACGCATTTCTGGTATGGCACAAGCAATTGGTTATTTACTAGCAGCTTGTGGTCCATTTGTCTTTGGTTTCTTACATGATATGACAAATACGTGGATGAGCTCGTTAATTTTCTTATTCTTTGTAACAGTGGCGCTTTTAGTCATAGGTTTACAAGCAGGAAGAGATCGTTTAATCAAATAAAAAAGAACCTCTATTATAGAGGTTCTTTTTTATTTTCGTTCAAAGTATTTTTTAGCAAGTAAGCTACCATCTGCTAATAAGAAGGCGCCAATAGCTGCAGGGATCCAAAAGATTTCACCAGTGGCTAAGAATCCGAAAATGGCAGATCCTAGTAAGATGACACCAGACATTAACATTAAAGTAAAGATAATACCTTGCCATTGAAGTTTCTTTTTATCAGCCATTAATTGTTCGGAATACTCATGATCACTAGCTAATAATTCATCAGCAGGAATTCCAGTGGCTTTAGCAATACGCAATAATTGGCCATGAGTGGGGTAGCCAATGTTGTTTTCCCAGTCAGTAATTGTTTTTTGAGATACTAAAATCTCGCGGCTAAAAGTTTGAATATCCCAACCTTTTGTAGAGCGGATATCTTTAATCGTTTCTGTAATACTCATTGTAAACTTCCTTTCATTCGGGACTAATCTCTTATGTAAATTATAACGGTAATTGAGATTATAGCAAGTGATGTATTTTTTCTCGTGTTCCCCTTTACATAACGAACATACGTTTGTAAACTGTTGTTATAGTATTGAAAGGGGTGAAGGGGATGAAGCGGCTTGATTATTCTGAAGAACAACGTCGGGATGTCTTATGTATCGATGTTAAGTCATTTTTTGCTTCAGTAGAATCTGTTAAGCATGGTTTACACCCTTTAAAGAGTGAGTTAGTTGTCATGAGTAGAGGAGATAAGAAAGGTGGCTTAGTATTAGCTGCTAGCCCTTTAGTTAAGGAAAAGTATGGACTAAAAACAGGATCAAGAAAGTTCGACTTTCCGAAGTATCACAAAATTATGATTGTGCCACCACGTATGGGTTTATATGTTAAGGTGAACCAGTTGATTAATCAAATATTTCAACAATACGCTGCACCGGAAGATGTTCATCCGTATTCCATTGATGAAGCATTTATTGATATTACCAATAGTAAACACCTTTTTGGGCAGACAACGTGGCAAGTTGCTCGTCAGATTCAGGATCATATTTGGCGTGAATTAAATTTAGCTGTGGCGGTTGGCATAGGAGATAATCCGTTACTAGCCAAGCTAGCGTTAGATAACGAAGCGAAAGAGACACCAAGTCAAATCGCTGAATGGCATTATGAGGATGTTCAAGAAAAAGTTTGGGGTATCCCAACTATTACAGATATGTGGGGTATTGGTAACCGGACGGCTAAAAGATTACAAAGTTTAGGGATTTATTCAGTTTATGATTTATCACAAGTTGACCGTGATTTAATCCGTAACAAGATGGGAGCAATTGGGCGGCAACTCTATTATCATTCTCATGGTATTGACCGCAGTGTGATTTCTGAAAAGGAAGGTCTGGTAACTAAGAGTCAGTCAATTGGAAATAGTCAGGTTCTAGAAAGAGATTATCATAAAAAAGAGGATATTGAGCTAATTATTAGAGAGATGACTGCCAACCTATCTCAACGCTTACGAGAGCACAAACAGTTTACAAGTTGCGTTAGTTTACAATTAGGTTTCCCTCGTCAGTCAGGAGAACGCGCTTTAACAAGACAATTAAAAATTGAACCGACAGATACAACAGCTGTTTTAACAAATCACTTGTTACATCTATATCGAGTGAACGAGCAGAGACGACCGCTTCGTAATATCAGTATAAGTTTCAGCCACTTAGGTGATCCTGTATTTCCGCAACTTAATTTATTTGAAACGTCTGAGGAACAAGAAAAAAATGAAAAGTTAGATCAAGTCATGGACCAAGTGAAAGAACAGTTTGGTAAAACAGCCTTGT from Vagococcus coleopterorum includes:
- the trmFO gene encoding methylenetetrahydrofolate--tRNA-(uracil(54)-C(5))-methyltransferase (FADH(2)-oxidizing) TrmFO, which gives rise to MTKTVNVIGAGLAGSEAAWQAAEAGVKVNLFEMRKIKKSPAHHTENFAELVCSNSLRGNSVTNAVGLLKEEMRQFNSLIMDAADTTAVPAGGALAVDRDTFSEMVTDKLRNHPNVTVMDEEVTSIPEGITVIATGPLTSEALAAEIKEFTESEGLYFYDAAAPIIDRATIDMDKVYLKSRYDKGEAAYLNCPMNKEEFNAFREELINAEVAPLKEFEKEKYFEGCMPIEVMANRGEKTMLFGPLKPVGLEDPKTDKRPYAVIQLRQDNAAASLFNIVGFQTHLKWGEQKRIIQMIPGLENAEIVRYGVMHRNTFMNSPELLEPTYQSRKRSDLFFAGQMTGVEGYVESAASGMVAGMNAARMAKGEELMTFPRETAVGSMAYYITHTEGKHFQPMNANFGIFPELPERIKDKKERYTAIADRALEATAKLTK
- a CDS encoding helix-turn-helix domain-containing protein produces the protein MSITETIKDIRSTKGWDIQTFSREILVSQKTITDWENNIGYPTHGQLLRIAKATGIPADELLASDHEYSEQLMADKKKLQWQGIIFTLMLMSGVILLGSAIFGFLATGEIFWIPAAIGAFLLADGSLLAKKYFERK
- a CDS encoding CynX/NimT family MFS transporter encodes the protein MSEKISKQQFLLVLGIIFIATNLRAPITAVGPLISHISDTYQLSSSVAGMIATTPLLAFAGASILAPRSAARFGIERTLFFFLIVLGAGIIVRSLPGIFSLFFGTVMIGIGIAHGNVLVPSLIKRDFPDNLGLMTGIYSVAMNVAGAIASGLSLPLVESFGLTWQGSLRVWVIFTVIALLFWFPQLKNQTLAKVEETRSSDVNLLKSRLAWQVSWFMGLQSLYFYSLLAWMPEIFSEKAISGETSGWLLALMQLFIVPLNFIVAIIAGRRRDQRSLVVIGSALLFLGLFGIMFSSNVWIIGLSVAAIGAGGGFSFSLAMMFFSVRTTSSHDAGRISGMAQAIGYLLAACGPFVFGFLHDMTNTWMSSLIFLFFVTVALLVIGLQAGRDRLIK
- the tyrS gene encoding tyrosine--tRNA ligase; translation: MTIIDELLWRDAINQQTDAEGLQELVKEKKISLYCGVDPTGDSMHIGHLIPFMMLKRFQLEGHHPYIVIGGATGTIGDPSGRTSERQLQTMEQVQHNVDALSAQMEKLFDVKNDNGLTMVNNYDWTHNLSLLDFLRDYGKNFNINTMLAKDIVSSRLDTGISFTEFTYQILQSMDFLHLYQNHDVQLQIGGADQWGNITAGLDLIRKKEGAEAKAFGLTIPLMLKADGTKFGKTAGGAVWLNPEKTSPFEFYQFWLNQDDRDVVKYLKFFTFLTQDEIAELAEKVETEPHKREAQKTLAAEMTRFVHSQEALDDALLITQALFSGEVKQLTADQIAEGFKNMPSAEINLTDMNLVDFLIEVGIEPSKRQAREDITNGAITVSGDKIQDLDYIVTEDNSFDGRFILIRKGKKKYTLIHLTK
- the topA gene encoding type I DNA topoisomerase → MAYKYLVIVESPAKAKTIEKYLGRNYKVVASVGHIRDLPKSKMGVDVENNYEPGYISIRGKGPVIKELKKLAKKADKVYLASDPDREGEAIAWHLAHLLELDLNDKNRVVFNEITKEAVKAAFKEPRSINLDLVDAQQARRILDRLVGYSISPILWKKIKKGLSAGRVQSIALKIIIDREEEIRQFQPEEYWSIAGNFVKGRKKFKANFYGVDGKKTKLTNADDVKAVSDRLTSKDYTVEKITKKERKRNPAKPFTTSSLQQEAARKLNFRTRKTMMVAQQLYEGIHLGKQGTVGLITYMRTDSTRLSDTVKNEAVSYITDKYGKEYALGFKPTGAKEKGAQDAHEAIRPSSIMRTPESVKEYLNKDQFKLYSLIWSRVVASQMTPAVLDTMKVTLTQNNVTFVANGSKIKFHGFMKVYVEGNDEGTEEKENILPDLAEGETVVAADLENKQHFTQPPARYSEATLIKTLEENGVGRPSTYAPTLETIQRRYYVKLVSKRFEPSELGEIVNKMIVEFFPGIVDINFTAEMEKDLDKIAEAQENWVDVVDRFYKPFSKELEKAETEIEKIQIKDEPAGFDCEECGHPMVIKLGRFGKFYACSNFPDCRVTKAIVKEIGVKCPTCKEGEVIERKSKKNRLFYGCARYPECEFTSWDKPVGRDCPKCQHYLIEKKAKGGKQVQCSDCDYKEAIQK
- the aac(6') gene encoding aminoglycoside 6'-N-acetyltransferase; translation: MIIKINQERVDEVVTLALLLWPDNDQNELREEFSELLTNKEAIIYGEEIDDELVAFAQCQLRHDYVEGTESNPVGYLEGIFVKEPYRLKGVARELCKKCEEWSVVKGCKEFASDCELDNTESLAMHLKLGFVEANRLICFTKSI
- the xerC gene encoding tyrosine recombinase XerC translates to MAEKDWLQEFMDYIVVERQYSDKTEKAYGDDIRDFFEFLEESGDSDYLKVSYQDIRVYLAYLHDKQYSRNTTGRKISSLRSFYQFLLRQEVIEENPFSYVQMRKHQLRLPRFFYEKEMDALFEAAESDSPLALRDQALLEILYGTGIRVSECANLTLKDVDFGLNVLLIHGKGNKERYVPFGSYSEAALQQYLKECRQELLTKNKKQHDYVFVNHRGDQITPAGITYVLKELIKKSSLTSDIHPHMLRHTFATHLLNNGADMRTVQELLGHASLSSTQIYAHVTKEKLQHSYRNFHPRA
- a CDS encoding Y-family DNA polymerase, producing MKRLDYSEEQRRDVLCIDVKSFFASVESVKHGLHPLKSELVVMSRGDKKGGLVLAASPLVKEKYGLKTGSRKFDFPKYHKIMIVPPRMGLYVKVNQLINQIFQQYAAPEDVHPYSIDEAFIDITNSKHLFGQTTWQVARQIQDHIWRELNLAVAVGIGDNPLLAKLALDNEAKETPSQIAEWHYEDVQEKVWGIPTITDMWGIGNRTAKRLQSLGIYSVYDLSQVDRDLIRNKMGAIGRQLYYHSHGIDRSVISEKEGLVTKSQSIGNSQVLERDYHKKEDIELIIREMTANLSQRLREHKQFTSCVSLQLGFPRQSGERALTRQLKIEPTDTTAVLTNHLLHLYRVNEQRRPLRNISISFSHLGDPVFPQLNLFETSEEQEKNEKLDQVMDQVKEQFGKTALFTANSLKESGTYLKRSRLLGGHQRDIES